The segment ACCAATTAAAATTTCTAGTTGTCATAAAACTAGGTGGTGATTTTTTCCCCGTTTTATCCCCTTTACACGTCAGCTCACTTGAAGTTTACATGCAACAAGATCTATGTTAGTCAATACACATAAGTATTATCTTTACAACTAGGTATGTTACGCAGGTAGTACGTTTATGTTTAGTAATACgtgcttttcaaaaatattttttaattaaaatacattaaaattatgatttttatattttttatttcttgacaaCAAGTTTTAAGTTCCGTGGATGAATATGTCTTGATAGGATTAATAACTATAGTTTACTGAAGCAGCAATATCTTCCAATTCCTACATGTCCATCCCACGTCTTCAAGGACTGAACACGTGAGAACCTGAAGTAAATTAAAGATCTTAAAAATTCTAACCGTTACCGCATTGCAGATCCAGTGATGCATGCATACTTGCTGGCCTGCATCCAAGTATGAATGCATTGATGCTTGGAATGTACGAATGAGGAAAAGCCATCACTGTAAAAGCCTGCAAGGAGCTATTTGTTGCTGTTTGTGGGGACATGAGGATATCTCTCTTTTCTTCGTCTCTCTCCTTGTGGTGGGGTTGTGTAGAATCCGATAAAGCTGATACTGAATGCGGTGCAGTGTCTGATATATTTGGCCTCTCCAACTGATCTTTGTGTGGCTTTGCCTCCCAATCCTCTGTGATTCACGCACGTACGAGTTTAATGGGGGGGGATTGGAATTGATGGCTGAGACCTTTATCTTAGGTAACCCCACAGGCCTTGCCTAGATCAGTTATGTTGCTGTATGGCTACATAAACGCTCGTAAAGACATGCCACCGAAAGGGATGGATGGGTTCGAGGGAGAACAGGTTTCCGTTACTTTCCGTCAATCAATCCCCTCGCCTTCCTTTTCAATTCGGATGTCAAGGACACCAACCCGATGCATCAGAgttctttttctctctaaacTAGCACAGTAATACAAATGATTCTCAATATAACATAACAATTACTATTATGCACATAAAGAACATATGTAACTGGGTATgatgcatgtatatatattacatgCACAACTCACAAATTTCCATTCCTTTCTCAGATAATTATCCTATATAAAAATCAGCATGCATGTTCAAtaccatgaaaaaatatatattttaatggcTAGAAATAAAATGAcagggaaaaaaacaagagaaaaaaaaatatcagagaaACGTCGAaatttcaatgataaaattTCTAGCATCATcaaaaaatgttaataaaacaattcataaacactataaaaaaaatcaattacatagTTAATGGTAAGTCATTCGTGTATCTAATCTAATTTGGACATGATatctatattcttttatttcaaaaaaattagatttgattttttttaaaaaaaatgaaattgcaaTTTTCTTCATAGTCTTGCTATTGATGTAATTGCaagataattaatgaaattactaaattttaattatgagaaaaaagataaatcaatcGAAGGAGACATCGAGAAAAGAGAAATCTCGGTTACGTTACATTcgtaattaaggttttttttttttttatatgtagtaAAGCGAACCcagatttatttaaataatggtCATAAGGCCTATTAGAAAACTCGAAGACTGCTCGATTCCAAAAATGAGTCCACAAATCATCGAGGCCCagttattttggatattaaggCCAGTACTTCGCTGGGAAGACCCAGTTAGTAGGTTTAGGTCTTCAAGATTTATACAAGGCCCAAGAGCTATAATTTTGGGGGTTTAAAATGGTTCTATAGGAAGAGGATTTTGAATGGAAGAAGGCCCATTGAGAGGCTCAGAGGCCCAACACTCCAAAGATTCATAGAGCTGCGAAAGGAGGCTAAGATTTTTGGGCCAGTGGGTCCAAAATGTTATCACACCAagccttttaaattttaaataaaaaaatttaaatttttaaaaaatacgaaTTCAAGAAATTGTTACACCAACACAAGTGGCAACCCACTGGCCAAAGAACAAAGCAACACGTGTGCTCATCTTAGCCGATACAAAAAAACAAGTGGATAGAGGAAGCAATCCTTCTTCTGTTCCTATCATATCCCTCCATTACACACTCTCTCTTCCATTGCATCCTAAGCTTCTCcaacaaaatcaagaaacacGTTGTAATGGCTTTCACTTCTATCTCCTCGATGTCCATTAAGTCTCCTAACATCTCCACTCCACATCGTATTCTTTCTTTATCTAAGCCTTTCCGCATAGCTTATCAATTAGACACAGAAAGAGGAAACCAATTTGCTGGTAAGTTGAAACAAAGACTGATGTTATCCTCCTGGTTATTAATATAAGCCTGTTTAGTTTCCAACTAACTGACTTTCCCTTGAAAAGCAAGATTGTTCCAAAAATGGGTACGAGGTGGAAACTGCTAAAGCCAAGAATTGGGCAAGGGTAGTGTCAACTACATTGGTAGCTGCAGCTATTAGCTTCAGTTCTTGTAATTTGCCTGCTGTTGCTGATCTTAATAGGTTTGAAGCTGAGACGCGTGGGGAATTTGGTATAGGGTCAGCAGCGCAATTTGGTTCTGCAGATCTCAGGTTTGTTTACTTTAATGATGCTCGTGTGCTGCAAATACTGCTGTACTGTCAGTCAGAAAATTGAAGTTCTGGTTTTGTTGCTGTGCAGAAAGGCAGTGCATTTGAATGAAAATTTCAGGTAATTCTCCCTGATTTCAAATAAATCTCACTGGAGTTGGAAAGAAAACAGAGCGGTTTAGCTTTACAATACAGTAAATCTAGGTGCAAGTATTTGTTCTACTGCAAGGGGTGGATGAGGTACCTTGTCATCAGGGATAAAGGAGCACAAGGAAACCATATTTTTCCTCTTGCCTCTTGAAGTCCCCAGATATTTCTCCCCCCAGTAACCAAGAAAATGTAAATTGAAACCATGAGAGCATAATTTCCAATTGCAAATATTAAGTGCTCCTAATTGGCAAGAAAATCCACCACACAATTTAGTATTTTACGAGAAATGAGCCACTCTCTACCACTACCATGTCGAGCAGAGCAAAACAAGTAATACACTTCATATTCCGCTACATGTTCATTCTGCTACTCAGAAATAGTGATTACATGTTCTAGATCAACTTGTATCTAAGCAAATCTAAATGGCTGATGCAGAAGAGCCAATTTTACAGCTGCTGATATGAGAGAATCTGATTTTAGTGGTTCAACATTCAATGGTGCATACCTGGAGAAAGCAGTTGCATATAAGGCAAATTTTACAGGTAAAACTAGTAGTAGTACCACTTCAAAGTAACCATAAGATGATCCAGCGACATAACTTCAGTCGCCTGAAAGTAAGCTTGCTCTAGTGATTTATAGCAAAACAGTTCATTTCACACCTCCTTTCCCTAGTACCGGATGAAATCCATCACATCCTGCTCCTGCAAATCAATGCGTACTCGCAGCATTCTTTTGGTGTCCATGACTCTAAGCCCAAACTAATCAGGAttcattaccttgattcatcccttcccttcccttccatTTACTTCTATCATGGACTAAACCCCACGTAGCACTTTACTTATTCCTGCATTATTCAAtatgaaaaatcatttaaactaaAGCACAGTACAATTGTCTTAATCCTTgtaaagtaaatatttttctttgtaacGCCTTGCAATCACAGAACTAGAGActagataattaaaaattaagcaatACTGAATAGAGTCATGCAAAGATGCTTTTGTCTTTTTGGTTTGTTTAACTCACATAATCAACAGGCAAagccaaaatacaaaaaaaaaattccaagtaaAACGTCACAAGAGAAacgtaaacaaaaaaaaaaaaagaagaggatgaTGTAAACAGAAATGGCAAATGAAGAAAACCCAAGTGACCCACTAACCTTCAATGCGGGATTCAAGGGTTTAGTTCCTTTTTCACTGCTTAATTGGCCTGCAAGATTTGGACTCTGTGTATAAGTCGGACAGCTTTGTTATTCAGGggtttatttatcaaatttatggtgttttgtcgcaaaaaaaagtaaagaaagagaaaataaagggggggggggtgtgGAGACTCGAATGTGTAGGCTGCGCAGCTGAGACCAAACGAGTTTTGATAGGATTAAGGAGAGGGTTTGATTAGGAGAAATccttattataatttataaaaccctcttctcaccaaaaagacaaattaagaaaagaaaagaaaaacccttcAAATTCCCatcattaaagttttttttattaaattcagaaAGTTATTAGTACTCCTCTTATTTAATGACTGATAATCTTACTAGTGCAAGGGTAACTATTTCAGTCGAGACTAGcaatatatgaattatttagcAGTGGCAAATTTTTGAACTTTGAACTCTTGATACTGACTGACTCTAGGATTAGGGTTTTAGGAAGTTAGTAGGTATCCATCTGGCTACATCCCAGTggtattaattagttgttttaattttagacAAATAGCCAAAAGAATGTTTTCATTATCTAGATCATCATACTTTTGTGTAAACATTTGGTTCTTAATTTCTCATAACCAAACTGGGATCG is part of the Populus nigra chromosome 8, ddPopNigr1.1, whole genome shotgun sequence genome and harbors:
- the LOC133702187 gene encoding thylakoid lumenal protein TL20.3, chloroplastic isoform X1; its protein translation is MAFTSISSMSIKSPNISTPHRILSLSKPFRIAYQLDTERGNQFADCSKNGYEVETAKAKNWARVVSTTLVAAAISFSSCNLPAVADLNRFEAETRGEFGIGSAAQFGSADLRKAVHLNENFRRANFTAADMRESDFSGSTFNGAYLEKAVAYKANFTGADLSDTLMDRMVLNESNLTNAVLVRSVLTRSDLGGALIAGADFSDAVIDLPQKQALCKYASGTNPITGVSTRASLGCGNSRRNAYGTPSSPLLSAPPQKLLDRDGFCDQGTGLCDAK